The following are encoded together in the Pseudomonas sediminis genome:
- the rplE gene encoding 50S ribosomal protein L5: MARLKEIYRKEIAPKLKEELKLANVMEVPRITKITLNMGLGEAIGDKKIIENAVADLEKITGQKVVVTHARKSIAGFKVREGWPIGVKVTLRRERMYEFLDRLLSISLPRVRDFRGLNAKSFDGRGNYSMGVKEQIIFPEIDYDKIDALRGLDITLTTTARNDDEGRALLRAFNFPFRN; the protein is encoded by the coding sequence ATGGCACGACTGAAAGAGATTTACCGGAAGGAAATCGCGCCCAAGCTGAAGGAAGAACTGAAGCTGGCGAACGTGATGGAAGTTCCGCGCATCACCAAGATCACCCTGAACATGGGCCTGGGCGAAGCTATCGGTGACAAGAAGATCATCGAAAACGCTGTAGCCGACCTCGAGAAGATCACCGGTCAGAAAGTCGTTGTGACTCATGCCCGTAAGTCGATCGCAGGTTTCAAGGTTCGTGAAGGTTGGCCGATTGGCGTCAAGGTCACTCTGCGTCGCGAGCGTATGTACGAGTTCCTGGATCGTCTGCTGTCCATCTCCCTGCCGCGCGTGCGTGACTTCCGCGGCCTGAATGCCAAGTCCTTCGATGGCCGTGGCAACTACAGCATGGGCGTGAAAGAGCAGATCATCTTCCCGGAAATCGATTACGACAAAATCGATGCGCTGCGTGGTCTGGACATCACCCTGACTACCACTGCCCGTAACGATGATGAAGGCCGCGCTCTGCTGCGTGCTTTCAACTTCCCGTTCCGCAACTGA
- the rpsN gene encoding 30S ribosomal protein S14: MAKTSMKNRELKRQQTVAKYAKKRAELKATIANPNTSPEARWEAQVALQKQPRDASASRLRNRCRITGRPHGVYRKFGLSRNKLREAAMRGDVPGLVKASW; this comes from the coding sequence ATGGCCAAGACAAGCATGAAGAACCGCGAGCTGAAGCGTCAGCAAACGGTTGCCAAGTACGCCAAGAAGCGTGCCGAGCTGAAAGCTACCATCGCTAATCCGAACACCAGTCCGGAAGCGCGTTGGGAAGCCCAGGTCGCTCTGCAGAAGCAACCACGTGACGCCAGCGCCTCGCGCCTGCGTAACCGTTGCCGCATCACCGGCCGTCCGCACGGCGTTTATCGCAAGTTCGGTCTGTCGCGTAACAAGCTGCGCGAAGCCGCCATGCGCGGTGACGTACCGGGTCTGGTGAAAGCCAGCTGGTAA
- the rplO gene encoding 50S ribosomal protein L15 produces MQLNDLRSAPGARREKHRPGRGIGSGLGKTGGRGHKGQTSRSGGSIAPGFEGGQQPLHRRLPKFGFVSLKAMDRAEVRTSELNKVEGVVTLQALKDANLVGQHVQRVKIMLSGEVTRAVTLKGIAATKGARAAIEAAGGKFEE; encoded by the coding sequence ATGCAACTGAACGATCTGCGTTCCGCGCCGGGTGCCCGTCGCGAGAAGCACCGTCCGGGCCGTGGCATCGGTAGCGGTCTGGGTAAGACTGGTGGCCGTGGCCACAAAGGTCAGACCTCCCGCTCCGGTGGCTCCATCGCTCCGGGCTTCGAGGGTGGTCAGCAGCCGCTGCACCGCCGTCTGCCGAAGTTCGGCTTCGTCTCCCTGAAGGCTATGGATCGCGCCGAAGTGCGTACCTCCGAGCTGAACAAGGTAGAGGGTGTTGTAACTCTGCAGGCTCTGAAGGATGCCAATCTGGTTGGCCAGCACGTGCAGCGTGTGAAAATCATGCTGTCCGGTGAGGTTACCCGTGCGGTCACCCTGAAAGGTATCGCTGCCACCAAAGGTGCGCGTGCGGCTATCGAAGCAGCTGGCGGTAAGTTCGAGGAATAA
- the rpsH gene encoding 30S ribosomal protein S8 translates to MSMQDPLADMLTRIRNAQMAEKSVVSMPSSTLKVAVAKVLKDEGYIAGYEVNGEAKPQLSIELKYFEGRPVIEEVKRVSRPGLRQYKSVDDLPKVRGGLGVSIVSTNKGVMTDRAARAAGVGGEVLCTVF, encoded by the coding sequence ATGAGTATGCAGGACCCGTTAGCGGACATGCTAACTCGTATCCGTAATGCCCAGATGGCTGAAAAGTCCGTCGTAAGCATGCCTTCTTCCACTCTGAAGGTTGCCGTAGCCAAAGTTCTCAAAGACGAAGGTTACATTGCGGGTTATGAAGTCAATGGTGAAGCCAAGCCACAACTGTCCATCGAGCTGAAGTACTTCGAAGGCCGTCCGGTCATCGAGGAAGTCAAGCGCGTGAGCCGTCCTGGCCTTCGTCAGTACAAATCCGTCGATGACCTGCCGAAGGTTCGCGGCGGTCTCGGTGTTTCCATCGTCTCCACCAACAAAGGTGTGATGACGGATCGCGCTGCGCGCGCTGCCGGTGTCGGCGGCGAAGTGCTCTGCACCGTGTTCTAA
- the rpmJ gene encoding 50S ribosomal protein L36 — MKVRASVKKLCRNCKIIRREGVVRVICSAEPRHKQRQG, encoded by the coding sequence ATGAAAGTTCGTGCATCGGTGAAAAAGCTGTGCCGTAACTGCAAAATTATCCGTCGCGAAGGTGTCGTGCGGGTGATCTGCAGCGCAGAGCCGCGTCACAAGCAGCGCCAAGGCTGA
- the rpmD gene encoding 50S ribosomal protein L30, which translates to MANTVKVTLIKSTNGRLANHKACVKGLGLRRIGHTVEVLDTPENRGMINKAYYLLKVEG; encoded by the coding sequence ATGGCTAATACCGTCAAAGTGACTCTGATCAAGAGCACCAATGGCCGTCTGGCCAATCACAAAGCTTGCGTCAAGGGCCTGGGCCTGCGTCGCATCGGTCACACCGTAGAGGTTCTGGATACTCCGGAAAACCGCGGCATGATCAACAAGGCTTACTACCTGCTGAAGGTGGAGGGTTAA
- the secY gene encoding preprotein translocase subunit SecY, which translates to MAKQGALSALAGGGLSELWARLRFLFMAIIVYRIGAHIPVPGINPDRLADLFRQNEGTILSLFNMFSGGALERMSIFALGIMPYISASIIMQLMTAVSPQLEQLKKEGEAGRRKISQYTRYGTLVLAFVQAIGMSAGLASQGVAFSGDFGFHFVAVTTFVAGAMFMMWLGEQITERGVGNGISMLIFAGIVAGLPSAIGQSFESARQGDINIFALIAIGLLAVAIIGFVVFIERGQRRIAVHYAKRQQGRKVFAAQTSHLPLKVNMAGVIPAIFASSLLLFPASLGAWFGQSEGLGWLQDISQAIAPGQPLNILLFSAGIIFFCFFYTALMFNPKDVAENLKKSGAFIPGIRPGEQSARYIDGVLTRLTMFGALYMTAVCLLPQFLVVAANVPFYLGGTSLLIVVVVVMDFMSQVQSHLVSHQYDSLMKKANLKGYGSGMLR; encoded by the coding sequence ATGGCTAAGCAAGGTGCTCTCTCTGCTCTGGCTGGTGGCGGGTTGTCCGAACTCTGGGCTCGTCTGCGTTTTCTGTTCATGGCGATCATCGTCTATCGAATCGGCGCGCATATCCCAGTTCCCGGTATAAACCCTGACCGTCTGGCCGATCTGTTTCGACAGAATGAGGGGACCATTCTTAGCTTGTTCAACATGTTTTCCGGCGGCGCGCTGGAGCGGATGAGCATCTTTGCACTGGGGATCATGCCGTACATCTCGGCATCGATCATCATGCAGCTGATGACCGCCGTCAGCCCGCAGCTGGAGCAGTTGAAGAAGGAAGGTGAAGCTGGCCGTCGCAAGATCAGCCAGTACACCCGCTACGGCACACTCGTCCTGGCGTTCGTTCAGGCCATCGGTATGTCCGCTGGTCTGGCTAGCCAGGGCGTTGCGTTCTCGGGCGATTTCGGCTTCCACTTCGTGGCGGTCACCACTTTCGTGGCGGGCGCGATGTTCATGATGTGGCTGGGCGAGCAGATCACTGAGCGCGGTGTCGGTAACGGTATCTCGATGCTGATTTTTGCGGGCATCGTAGCCGGTCTGCCGTCGGCAATCGGGCAGTCTTTCGAGTCTGCTCGCCAGGGCGATATCAACATCTTCGCTCTGATCGCCATCGGCCTGTTGGCAGTAGCGATCATCGGTTTTGTGGTGTTCATCGAGCGTGGTCAGCGTCGCATTGCGGTGCACTACGCCAAGCGTCAGCAGGGCCGCAAGGTCTTTGCTGCGCAGACCAGCCACTTGCCGTTGAAGGTGAACATGGCGGGCGTAATCCCGGCCATCTTCGCTAGCAGCCTTCTGCTGTTCCCGGCCTCGCTGGGTGCCTGGTTTGGTCAGTCCGAGGGTTTGGGCTGGCTGCAGGACATTTCGCAGGCTATCGCTCCTGGTCAGCCGTTGAACATTTTGCTGTTTAGTGCAGGGATCATTTTCTTCTGCTTCTTCTACACAGCGCTGATGTTCAACCCGAAAGACGTAGCGGAAAACCTGAAGAAGTCCGGTGCCTTTATTCCGGGCATCCGTCCGGGCGAGCAGTCTGCGCGCTATATCGATGGCGTTCTGACTCGCTTGACCATGTTCGGTGCTCTGTACATGACGGCCGTGTGCCTGCTGCCCCAGTTCCTGGTGGTTGCAGCCAACGTTCCGTTCTACCTTGGCGGGACCTCGTTGCTGATCGTGGTCGTGGTTGTGATGGACTTCATGTCTCAAGTGCAATCGCACCTCGTGTCTCACCAGTACGATTCCCTGATGAAGAAAGCCAACCTGAAGGGCTATGGCAGCGGCATGCTCCGCTGA
- the rpsE gene encoding 30S ribosomal protein S5 translates to MANNDQKRDEGYIEKLVQVNRVAKTVKGGRIFTFTALTVVGDGKGRVGFGRGKSREVPAAIQKAMEAARRNMIQVDLNGTTLQYPVKSAHGASKVYMQPASEGTGIIAGGAMRAVLEVAGVQNVLAKCYGSTNPVNVVHATFKGLKTMQSPASVAAKRGKSVEEIL, encoded by the coding sequence ATGGCAAATAACGACCAAAAGCGCGACGAAGGCTACATCGAGAAGCTGGTTCAGGTTAACCGCGTTGCCAAGACCGTAAAGGGTGGCCGTATCTTCACTTTCACCGCGCTGACCGTGGTGGGTGATGGTAAGGGTCGCGTCGGTTTCGGCCGTGGCAAATCCCGTGAAGTTCCAGCTGCTATCCAGAAAGCGATGGAAGCTGCTCGTCGTAACATGATCCAAGTTGATCTGAACGGCACCACTCTGCAGTACCCGGTCAAGTCCGCTCATGGCGCCTCCAAGGTGTACATGCAGCCGGCGTCCGAAGGTACCGGTATCATCGCCGGCGGCGCCATGCGTGCCGTTCTGGAAGTGGCTGGTGTGCAGAACGTTCTGGCCAAGTGCTACGGCTCGACCAATCCGGTGAACGTGGTTCATGCCACCTTCAAGGGTCTGAAGACCATGCAGTCTCCAGCATCCGTTGCAGCCAAGCGTGGCAAGAGCGTCGAGGAGATTCTCTAA
- the rplR gene encoding 50S ribosomal protein L18 yields MTDKKVTRLRRARKARLKMHELEAVRLCVYRSSQHIYAQVISADGSKVLASASTLDKALRDGATGNVDAAKKVGALVAERAKAAGVTQVAFDRSGFKYHGRVKALADAAREGGLEF; encoded by the coding sequence ATGACCGACAAAAAAGTTACTCGTCTGCGTCGCGCTCGCAAAGCACGCCTGAAAATGCACGAGCTCGAAGCCGTGCGTCTGTGCGTGTACCGCTCTTCGCAGCACATCTACGCCCAGGTCATCTCGGCCGACGGCAGCAAGGTTCTGGCCAGCGCCTCTACCTTGGACAAAGCACTGCGTGATGGCGCCACCGGCAACGTCGACGCAGCCAAGAAAGTTGGTGCGCTGGTTGCTGAGCGTGCGAAAGCCGCTGGTGTGACCCAGGTGGCATTCGACCGTTCTGGCTTCAAGTACCACGGCCGCGTCAAGGCGCTGGCTGATGCTGCTCGTGAAGGCGGGCTGGAGTTCTAA
- the rplF gene encoding 50S ribosomal protein L6, giving the protein MSRVAKNPVVLPAGVEIKLAGQQLSVKGAKGALELNVHSSVEVIQEGSELRFAARNGDQQNRAMAGTTRALVNNMVIGVSQGFERKLQLVGVGYKAQAKGQVLNLALGFSHPIDYELPEGVVAETPNQTEILIKGIDKQLVGQVAAEIRDFRRPEPYKGKGVRYADEVVRRKEAKKK; this is encoded by the coding sequence ATGTCTCGCGTTGCTAAGAACCCCGTAGTGCTGCCAGCTGGTGTCGAGATCAAACTCGCCGGTCAGCAGCTCTCGGTCAAGGGTGCCAAGGGCGCTCTGGAACTGAATGTTCACTCGTCCGTTGAAGTGATCCAGGAAGGTAGCGAACTGCGTTTCGCCGCTCGTAATGGCGACCAGCAGAACCGCGCTATGGCCGGTACTACTCGCGCCCTGGTGAACAACATGGTCATCGGTGTCAGCCAAGGCTTCGAGCGTAAGCTGCAGCTGGTCGGCGTGGGCTACAAAGCTCAAGCCAAAGGCCAGGTGCTGAACCTCGCACTGGGCTTCTCCCACCCGATCGACTACGAACTGCCGGAAGGCGTCGTGGCTGAAACCCCGAACCAGACCGAAATCCTGATCAAGGGTATCGACAAGCAACTGGTGGGTCAGGTGGCTGCGGAAATCCGTGACTTCCGTCGTCCTGAGCCCTACAAGGGCAAAGGCGTTCGTTACGCGGATGAAGTTGTCCGTCGTAAAGAAGCCAAGAAGAAGTAA